From a region of the Blastocatellia bacterium genome:
- the lepB gene encoding signal peptidase I, with product MDVVQMEKRPEQLPLFHYHIDVPITEQSKPITPALEVSLITRSDDGNSFWEETKSFIRDVIFSILVAILVIVFIIQPVRVEGTSMLPHLHDGERIFVNKFIYSNWAKFFIPDAKIQRGDVVVFWYPNDPDKSFIKRVIGLPGETVSIHQGVVHINGEPLHESYIDPPYHHRYENMPSTFVRNHYYFVMGDNRDASNDSRSWGLVPEKYIYGKAIFRYWPPGSVGTIK from the coding sequence ATGGACGTAGTGCAAATGGAAAAGAGGCCAGAACAACTTCCTTTATTTCATTATCACATTGACGTTCCAATTACTGAGCAGAGCAAGCCGATCACTCCTGCTTTGGAAGTTTCGTTGATAACCCGGAGTGATGATGGCAACAGCTTTTGGGAGGAGACCAAATCTTTTATTCGCGATGTCATTTTCTCAATTCTCGTTGCTATTCTGGTGATCGTCTTCATCATTCAACCAGTTCGCGTAGAAGGAACCAGTATGCTCCCGCATCTTCATGATGGGGAGCGCATCTTTGTGAACAAGTTCATTTACTCGAACTGGGCCAAGTTCTTCATTCCTGATGCGAAGATTCAGCGGGGCGACGTGGTCGTGTTTTGGTATCCGAACGATCCTGACAAATCATTCATCAAACGGGTCATTGGATTGCCTGGGGAAACCGTCTCGATTCATCAAGGGGTCGTGCATATTAACGGCGAGCCTCTGCACGAATCTTACATTGACCCTCCGTACCACCACCGATACGAGAACATGCCGAGCACATTTGTGCGCAATCACTACTACTTTGTCATGGGCGACAATCGTGACGCCAGCAATGACAGTCGGAGTTGGGGACTGGTACCGGAAAAATACATCTACGGGAAAGCGATATTTCGATATTGGCCTCCGGGAAGTGTGGGGACCATTAAATAG